In the Aromatoleum bremense genome, one interval contains:
- a CDS encoding sigma-54 interaction domain-containing protein: MKILTPGLRGSAVISYAGLLEKIEILRSTLRWAPTLARPEIEKLLRQANAVRDEVMQLSHKERFVEAAAAESVRVERTPGARRRALLERSFVFEGAFGDNPQLLEALEIAEKAAPTDLPVLIDGESGTGKELMAKVIHANGSRSDKPYISVNCGAIPDNLLESELFGHRKGAFTGAVSDRKGKFESAHTGTIFLDEIGELPLSGQVKLLRVLESHEIQRVGSDEPIAVDTRIVAATNRNLRRLSEEGRFREDLFYRLGVIHVTLPPLRERRDEIPLLFAFFGDEAAAALKRRPVRMTPRLREFLLDYPYPGNIRELRNMIYRVSCLAGETADLQHLPADIRPDATRSAPANAAAALPAASDASAATAAAISLSDAKRAASDEAERLFLERGLQQVGGTVAELARRCDMNRSHLQTLLKKHGIRSKDFRHRPPSRGDEGR, from the coding sequence ATGAAGATCCTGACTCCGGGGTTGCGCGGCAGTGCGGTGATTTCGTACGCCGGGCTGCTCGAGAAGATCGAGATCCTGCGCTCGACGCTGCGCTGGGCGCCGACGCTCGCGCGGCCCGAGATCGAGAAGCTCTTGCGGCAGGCCAACGCGGTGCGCGACGAGGTGATGCAGCTGTCGCACAAGGAGCGCTTCGTCGAGGCGGCCGCGGCCGAAAGCGTGCGCGTCGAGCGTACGCCGGGCGCGCGGCGGCGGGCGCTGCTCGAGCGCAGCTTCGTCTTCGAAGGCGCGTTCGGCGACAACCCGCAGCTCCTGGAGGCGCTCGAAATCGCCGAGAAGGCGGCGCCGACCGACCTGCCGGTCCTCATCGACGGCGAAAGCGGCACCGGCAAGGAGCTGATGGCGAAAGTGATCCACGCCAACGGCTCGCGCTCCGACAAGCCCTACATCTCGGTCAACTGCGGCGCGATCCCCGACAACCTGCTGGAGTCCGAGCTTTTCGGCCACCGCAAGGGCGCGTTCACCGGCGCGGTGAGCGATCGCAAAGGCAAGTTCGAAAGCGCGCACACCGGCACGATCTTCCTCGACGAGATCGGCGAATTGCCGCTGTCCGGGCAAGTGAAGCTGCTGCGGGTGCTCGAATCGCACGAGATCCAGCGCGTCGGCTCCGACGAGCCGATCGCCGTCGACACCCGCATCGTCGCGGCGACGAACCGCAACCTGCGCCGCCTGAGCGAAGAAGGCCGGTTCCGCGAGGACCTGTTCTATCGCCTCGGCGTCATCCACGTGACGCTGCCGCCGCTGCGCGAACGCCGCGACGAGATCCCGCTGCTGTTCGCGTTCTTCGGCGACGAGGCCGCCGCAGCACTCAAGCGCCGCCCGGTCCGCATGACGCCGCGGCTGCGGGAGTTCCTGCTGGACTATCCCTATCCCGGCAACATACGGGAGCTGCGCAACATGATTTACCGCGTCTCCTGTCTGGCCGGGGAGACCGCCGACCTGCAGCATCTGCCTGCCGATATCCGCCCCGATGCGACGCGGTCGGCACCGGCAAATGCGGCGGCCGCGCTGCCGGCTGCGAGCGACGCGTCGGCCGCGACGGCAGCCGCGATATCGCTCAGCGACGCAAAACGTGCCGCCAGCGATGAGGCCGAGAGGCTGTTCCTCGAGCGGGGCCTGCAGCAGGTCGGCGGCACCGTCGCGGAGCTTGCGCGGCGCTGCGACATGAACCGCTCACACCTGCAGACGCTGCTGAAGAAACACGGCATCCGCTCGAAGGACTTCCGCCACCGCCCGCCGTCCCGCGGCGACGAGGGCCGCTGA
- a CDS encoding PP2C family protein-serine/threonine phosphatase, whose translation MPPADRIRWTSAARCHVGLVRDVNEDAFLDRPERGLWVVADGMGGHDAGELASRMIVSAIDGLAPCADLTRFIATARQRLQAVNRQLRAEAAMREVPIIGSTVVVMLGWGPFCAYLWAGDSRIYLYRAGRLMLLSHDHSHAEELRARGLVDSEALASAQNLVTRAVGALDTLELDEGSMPVVDGDIFLLCSDGLTNYASERDIANALAAGDCPQAADTLVELALKGGGRDNITAVVVRAEDSCSADMTMLNPAL comes from the coding sequence GTGCCCCCTGCCGACCGGATCCGCTGGACCTCAGCGGCCCGCTGCCACGTGGGCCTGGTCCGCGATGTCAACGAGGACGCCTTCCTCGACCGCCCCGAGCGCGGCCTGTGGGTGGTCGCCGACGGCATGGGCGGGCATGACGCGGGCGAGCTGGCGAGCCGCATGATCGTGTCGGCGATCGACGGTCTCGCCCCGTGCGCCGACCTGACGAGGTTCATCGCCACGGCGCGACAGCGCCTGCAGGCCGTCAATCGCCAGCTTCGTGCGGAAGCGGCCATGCGCGAAGTCCCGATCATCGGCAGCACCGTCGTCGTCATGCTCGGCTGGGGGCCGTTCTGCGCGTACCTGTGGGCCGGCGACAGCCGCATCTACCTCTATCGCGCCGGCCGGCTGATGCTGCTGAGCCACGACCACAGCCACGCCGAGGAGCTCCGTGCGCGGGGCCTTGTCGACAGCGAAGCGCTCGCGTCCGCGCAGAACCTGGTCACGCGCGCGGTCGGCGCCCTCGACACGCTCGAACTCGACGAAGGCTCGATGCCGGTCGTCGACGGCGACATCTTCCTGCTGTGCAGCGACGGCCTGACGAATTACGCGAGCGAGCGGGACATCGCCAACGCGCTCGCTGCGGGCGACTGCCCGCAGGCGGCGGACACGCTGGTCGAGCTCGCGCTGAAAGGCGGCGGGCGCGACAACATCACCGCGGTGGTCGTGCGCGCCGAAGATTCCTGCAGCGCCGACATGACGATGCTCAACCCCGCACTGTGA
- a CDS encoding pyridoxamine 5'-phosphate oxidase family protein yields MNLPPFNEGELAAQQRWNTRTIWDDARRRRLLWDHIPGEFHARLENAPFFFLATSSPDGRCDCSFKGGGPGLLRILDGRRFVFADFDGNGAFMSLGNILSNPHVGCLFIDFADGSRLRVNGKATIHDAGELLALFPGSTRVVMVDIEQVVPNCPNHVPRLVPLP; encoded by the coding sequence ATGAACCTGCCGCCGTTCAATGAGGGCGAACTTGCCGCCCAGCAGCGCTGGAACACCCGCACGATTTGGGACGACGCCCGCCGCCGGCGCCTGCTGTGGGACCACATCCCGGGCGAATTCCACGCCCGCCTGGAAAACGCGCCGTTCTTCTTCCTCGCAACCAGCTCGCCCGATGGCCGCTGCGACTGCTCGTTCAAGGGCGGCGGGCCCGGACTGTTGCGCATCCTCGACGGAAGGCGCTTCGTCTTTGCCGATTTCGACGGCAATGGCGCCTTCATGAGCCTCGGGAATATCCTGTCGAATCCGCATGTCGGCTGCCTGTTCATCGATTTCGCCGACGGAAGCCGCCTGCGCGTCAACGGCAAGGCGACGATCCACGATGCGGGCGAACTACTGGCTCTCTTTCCGGGTAGCACCCGCGTGGTGATGGTCGATATCGAGCAGGTGGTGCCGAACTGCCCGAACCACGTTCCCCGGCTGGTGCCCTTGCCATGA
- a CDS encoding radical SAM protein, which translates to MSPAAAEMRGRGNYRIAVNAEWTSKCNALCPMCPRELIEHPQLMKRESWQQLLGRLSPERVFRVVIAGYGEPTTHKGFFEFVDDLRGHPVRFDMVSNGHLLDPDKLRHLDGAIELLLVSFSSIDPAVYGRVHVNLDHARVMANIQAARKLLRHTRLAISLTPMAECLPSLPETIDWLRAQGVDTLTMSPTLYNRAGSLKADEPATRTLRDTIRRHRLRSQEIDFIPGARDLLRQWRRNRFRCIPRNVDVFVSAAGEYLYCYNDIGHRHVIGHVATDSLDEVLRRREGMGPIAELCNGCNMRHRYGAAELLRAGASFAKARFEGGLTALRSA; encoded by the coding sequence ATGAGCCCGGCCGCAGCGGAAATGCGGGGCCGAGGAAACTACCGGATCGCGGTCAACGCCGAATGGACGAGCAAGTGCAACGCGCTGTGCCCGATGTGCCCACGCGAGCTGATCGAGCACCCTCAGCTCATGAAGCGGGAGAGCTGGCAGCAGTTGCTCGGGCGGCTGTCGCCGGAGAGGGTTTTCCGTGTCGTCATCGCCGGCTATGGCGAGCCGACCACGCACAAGGGGTTCTTCGAGTTTGTCGACGACCTTCGCGGTCATCCGGTGCGCTTCGACATGGTCAGCAACGGACACCTGCTCGACCCCGACAAGCTCCGCCATCTGGACGGCGCGATCGAACTGCTGCTGGTGTCCTTTTCCAGTATTGATCCTGCGGTGTATGGACGTGTCCATGTGAACCTCGACCACGCTCGCGTCATGGCGAACATCCAGGCTGCACGGAAACTGCTCCGGCACACGCGGCTCGCGATCAGCCTCACGCCGATGGCCGAATGCCTGCCTTCGCTGCCGGAGACGATCGACTGGCTGCGCGCGCAGGGCGTGGATACGCTGACAATGTCGCCGACCCTGTACAACCGCGCCGGCAGCCTGAAGGCCGACGAGCCGGCAACGCGCACGTTGCGCGACACCATCCGGCGCCATCGATTGCGCTCGCAGGAAATCGATTTCATTCCCGGCGCCCGCGACCTGCTGCGGCAATGGCGCCGCAACCGCTTCCGCTGCATCCCGCGCAACGTCGATGTCTTCGTTTCGGCGGCAGGAGAATATCTTTACTGCTACAACGACATCGGCCACCGGCACGTCATCGGGCACGTGGCGACCGACAGCCTGGATGAGGTGCTGAGGCGGCGCGAGGGCATGGGGCCGATCGCCGAACTGTGCAACGGCTGCAACATGCGCCACCGTTACGGGGCAGCCGAGTTGCTGAGGGCCGGCGCGTCGTTTGCCAAAGCCCGATTCGAGGGCGGGCTCACCGCGCTGCGGTCCGCCTGA
- a CDS encoding efflux RND transporter periplasmic adaptor subunit, translating into MKAPIFLAAPLVLLALLTGCSDPPVADKPPRAVLVRSVAETSVPTMNVNVYTGEVRSRFETDLAFRIGGKITERRVDVGARIRRGDVLARLDPQDARLAANAARAQVVAAEADVALARSEFDRSKSLRERNFISESALDSRRTALQAAQARLRQARAQAASASNQAEYATLVADHDGVVIAAPAEPGEVVSSGQPVVRVARLDEREVLIHVPESRVGGLAVGAKAVVRPWSDPDLEFAAVVREIAPAADAATRSFAVRVSVPRAGEALPLGATASVAFASEAAAQTVLPLPALTSVDGRDVVWIVDDASTVRPLAVEAGEFRENGVVIRSGLPPGARVVVAGVHRLIEGETVRPVDEAAPVAVDVRR; encoded by the coding sequence ATGAAGGCCCCGATTTTCCTGGCTGCCCCGTTGGTTCTGCTGGCGCTGCTGACGGGCTGTTCCGACCCGCCGGTCGCCGACAAGCCGCCGCGCGCGGTGCTCGTGCGCAGCGTCGCCGAGACGTCCGTGCCGACGATGAACGTGAACGTGTATACGGGCGAAGTCCGCTCGCGCTTCGAAACGGATCTCGCGTTCCGCATCGGCGGCAAGATCACCGAGCGACGCGTCGATGTCGGCGCGCGGATCCGGCGTGGCGACGTGCTCGCGCGGCTCGACCCGCAGGATGCCCGGCTCGCCGCGAACGCCGCCCGCGCGCAGGTCGTCGCGGCCGAAGCGGACGTGGCGCTCGCGCGCAGTGAGTTCGATCGCAGCAAGAGCCTGCGCGAGCGCAATTTCATCAGCGAGTCCGCGCTCGACAGCCGCCGCACCGCCCTGCAGGCGGCGCAGGCGCGTTTGCGCCAGGCGCGGGCGCAGGCGGCGAGCGCCAGCAACCAGGCGGAATACGCGACGCTCGTTGCGGACCACGACGGCGTCGTCATTGCGGCGCCCGCCGAGCCCGGCGAAGTCGTTTCCAGCGGCCAGCCGGTGGTGCGCGTTGCACGGCTCGACGAACGCGAGGTGCTGATCCACGTGCCCGAGAGCCGCGTCGGCGGACTCGCGGTCGGCGCGAAAGCCGTTGTGCGCCCGTGGTCCGATCCGGACCTCGAGTTCGCGGCCGTGGTGCGCGAGATTGCCCCGGCGGCTGATGCCGCCACGCGCTCGTTCGCGGTGCGGGTCAGCGTCCCGCGCGCCGGCGAGGCGCTCCCGCTCGGGGCGACGGCGAGCGTCGCGTTCGCGTCCGAGGCGGCGGCGCAGACGGTGCTGCCCTTGCCGGCGCTCACAAGCGTCGATGGGCGCGACGTCGTCTGGATCGTCGACGACGCCTCGACGGTGCGCCCGCTCGCGGTCGAGGCCGGCGAGTTTCGCGAGAACGGCGTCGTGATCCGTTCGGGGCTGCCGCCGGGCGCGCGCGTCGTCGTCGCCGGCGTGCATCGCCTGATCGAGGGCGAAACCGTGCGGCCGGTCGACGAAGCCGCCCCCGTCGCGGTGGATGTGAGGCGATGA